Below is a genomic region from Gemmatimonadota bacterium.
AGACCCGCGCTCTTATCGCTGAACCGAGCGAAACCGACGACGAGGCCCCGGAGCCCGCGCAGGGACGTCCGGGCGTCGAAACCCCGGCGAGGACGCCGACCAAGGCCAGCCCTATTCGGCCGGAGGCTGCTTGAGCCGGATCCTGGTCACGGGGGCGCTCGGACAGATAGGATCCTGGCTCGTGCCGGCGCTCAGAAGCGGCTACGGGCCCGATGCCGTGCTCGCGACCGACCTTCGGACGCCGGGCGAACGCCCGGATTCGTCGGTTAGGGCGAGCAAGCCCCGCTCGGCCCGAGAGGAGGGTCCCTTCCGTCGGGTGGATGCGACCGATCCCGCCGCGCTCGCCGAAGCGGTTCGAGATCACCGGGCCGACACCGTATATCATCTCGCCGCCATACTCTCGGCGGTGGGGGAGGAGAACCCGACGCGGACCTGGGCGGTCAACATGGGGAGCCTGGAAGCGGTGCTCGAGATCGCCAGGAGGCAGGGCTGCGCCCTATTCGTCCCCAGCTCCATCGCCGTCTTCGGCCCGGATTCGCCGGGGGACCCCGCTCCTCAGAACGGTCCGATGCGTCCGACCTCGATTTACGGCGTCACCAAGCTCGCCGGCGAGCTGCTCTGCGACTACTACCACCTGCGCTACGGCCTCGATGTCCGCGGCCTCCGCTACCCCGGTCTCGTCTCCTACGGGGCGCCGCCGGGCGGCGGGACCACCGACTGGTCTGTCGAGATGTTCGACTACGCCGTCCGCGGGCGTCCCTATCCCAGTTTTCTGCATCCCGATACCCGGCTCGACATCATGTACATGCCCGACGCCGTGAGGGCCGCCATGGAGCTGATGGAGGCCGACGGCACCCTGCTGCGCCATCGAAACTCGTACAACGTCACCGCCATGCAGCTCTCCCCCGGACTGTTGGCGAAGGAGATCCGAAAACACATTCGCGGCTTCACGGTAAGCCACGATCCCGATCCGGTCAGGCAGGCGATCGCCGATTCATGGCCCGACCGGCTCGACGACAGAGCCGCGCGCGCGGACTGGGGTTGGCGGCACGAGTTCGACTTGGGATCGATGACCCGCGACATGGTTGATCACAACAGGAGGGAACGAGCCGTCGACGCGGATGCGTCGCGGGCGGGCGACGAACCGCGCTCGGACCGCTCTCCCTCGCAGATCGCTTCGCGGTCGGACCGCGCGCGCAAGGAACCGGCCGCTCCAGCGGCCGCCGGGGTATAGACGACCCGTGGACAAACCTCCGCATGTGGGCCGCTGACAGGTGGCCATAGACCGACTCGACAAAACCGTCTCCGCCCATGTGGAGGCTCTTCACGCCGCCGGCACTGCCAAGGGCGCCGAAGCGGTGGTGCGGGCGGTGCTTCCCGCCGCCGGGGCGCGCGGCCCCCGGTTCCGGCTCAGGGGCGAGGGCGCGCGCGAGTTCATCCGCCTCAACTCCAACTCCTATCTCGGGCTCGGACTCCATCCCGAGGTGATCGAGGCGGAAGAAGAGGCCGCTCGCAGGTTCGGCGCGGGCCCGGGCGCGGTGCGCTTCATCTCGGGGAGCTACGAGCCTCATGTGGAGCTGGAGGCGGCCCTCGCCCGGTTCCACGGGAGAGAAGCGGCGGTAATCTTCTCGTCGGCCTACGCGGCCGTGATCTCCACCCTGGCTCCCCTCGCCACCGGCGAGACCGTTCTCGTGTCGGACGAGCTCAACCACAACTGCATCATCAACGCCATGCGACTCGTGCGTCCGGCCGGCAAGGCCATCTACCCGCACAACGACGCCGGGGAGCTCGACAGGATGCTGGGCGAGTGGCGGGGGAGAGCGAAACGAGCGCTGGTCGTCACCGACGGCATTTTCTCGATGCGTGGCGATCCCGCGCCGCTCCCGGAAATCATGGAGATCTGCGCGCGCCACGACTCCGCCTATCCCGAGAACGTTGTCGTCGTGGTGGACGATTCCCACGGAGTGGGGGCGTTCGGACCGACCGGAAGAGGTACCGAGGAGCAGCTCGCCGCGCCGCCCGCCGACATTCTGATCGGCACGCTCGGCAAGGCGTTCGGGGTGAACGGCGGCTACGTGGCGACCAGCGCCGCCTGCGCCCGCTTCCTGAGAGAGAGCTCGCAGATGTACATCTACTCGAACCCCATCACGCCGGGCGAAGCCTCCGCAGCCCTCAAGGCCCTCGAGATAGTGGACAGCGCCGAGGGCAGGGAACGCATTCTGCGGCTCAGGGGGCTGACAGCCAGATTCGAGACCGGACTCGGCGAGCTGGGTGTCGAAACCATCCCCGGCGAGCATCCGGTGGTGCCGCTCATGATCCGGAACACCGCGAGAACGAGGGCGCTCGTGGATCACCTTTACGAGGCCGGCGTCCTGGTCACCGGGCTCGCCTACCCCGTGGTGCCCGAGGGCGACGAGGAGATCCGCACCCAGATCAACGCCGACCACACCGAAGCCGACATCGACTACGTGCTCGATGCGCTATCGAGGTTCGAGGATGACTGACCGACCTGGAGAGAACGAGACCGCCTCCGACCGCCGCGCGTTCCTGAAGACGGCGGCGACGCTCGCGGCTGCGGGCACCGTCGCTCCCGGAGCGCTGGGAGCGCGCTCCCCGGAGGCGGGGGACGCTTCCGCCGGGGCGGGAATCCGACCGGACCGGCAGGAGGTGCCGTCCGTCCCGCTCGGCAACGGCGAACATCCCGCCCTTGCCTATCAGGCCTATCCGGGCGGAAACGGCGTCCTGACGGAGCGGATGTGGCGCGAGCACGGAAGCGCGCTCTTCGCCCGCAGCGAGATCGGGATCGCTTCCTGGGAAGGGCCGGTGCCCACCGACCCCGAGGAGATCGCCTTTCTGCCGGTTCACCGCCTAGCCGCGCTCCTCCGTGACGAGCGCGTCACCTCCTCCGAGCTCACCGCCATCTACCTGGAGCGGTTGAAGCGCTTCGATCCGGTGCTCATGTGCGCGGTGACGATCCTGGAGGATCGGGCCATGGAGGAGGCGGCCGCGGCCGACGCCGAGATCTCCGCAGGCGACTGGCGCGGCCCTCTGCACGGCGTGCCCTACGGTCTCAAGGATCTCTTCAGCGTGCCCGGGGCTCCCACCACCTGGGGTCACGGCGAGTACGCAGGGCGGGTGATCGACGAAGAGGCCGAGGTCGCGGTTCGGCTGCGCCGGGCGGGGGCGGTCCTGATCGCCAAGCTCTCCACAGGCGAGTTCGCGCGCGGGGACCGCTGGTATAGGGGACGCACGCGCAACCCGTGGAACACCGAAGAGGGATCGAGCGGTTCGTCGGCGGGACCCGGGTCCGCCACCGCGGCGGGGGCCGTCGCCTTCGCGATCGGTACCGAGACCCAGGGATCCATCGTCTCACCTTCCAGGCGCTGCGGTCTGAGCGCGCTCCGCCCCACTTTCGGACTTGTCAGCAGACATGGGGGCATGGTGCTTTCGTGGAGCATGGACAAGATCGGTCCCATGTGTCGCTCCGCCTTCGACTGCGCGCTCGTCTTCAATGCGATCCGGGGCACGAGCGAGCTCGATCCGTCGACGGTGCCGGCACCGTTCGCATTTCGCCCTGACGCCGGCATCGACGCCTATCGCATCGGCTACGCCGAGGACGCTCCCGAAGAGGCGCTGGAGCGGCTGCGCGGGGTTGGAGCGAATCTCGTTCAGATGACGGAGCTGCCCAGCGGGAGCTCGAATTCGCTCAGCGTCGAGTCTTCGGCGGCCATGGACTATCGGATCGCTCCCGGCGGGGTCGAGCCCGAGCCGGTACCCGACGATCTTCCCGGTGCCGAGAGACGGAACCGAACCCGCTTCCGCGGCGGCCGAGCTGTTAGGGCGATCGACTACGTGAACTCGCAGCGGCGCAGGCTCCTCCTCATGCGCGAAATGGAGGCGGCCATGGCGGAGGTCGACATGTTCGTGAGCGGATCCGGCCAGGTGGGCCTTACCAATCAGACCGGGAACCCTGCGGTGGTGTTGCCGTACGGCTTCGGCGCGCGCAACCCGGACGCGGACTCGCCCACGATCATGCCCCTTTCCACGACTCTCGTCGGCCGCCTCTTCACCGATGCCGACCTGCTGAACGTCGCCCACGCCTTCCAGCGCGAGACCGCCTGGCACCTGAGGCGTCCGGACACCTCCCAGCTCGGATCGTAGCGAGGGAGAACGGAGCGTGAGCCGGCGTCGTCCGTGTCCGCCCGTTCGTCTCCGCGTGCCGGCGATGCTCGTGATCGCGGCCGCGTTCGTCTGGGGCTGCGTCGAACGAACGGAAGCCGACTTCCCGGGGGTCTCCGAGATCACGGTCGCCGAAATCCAGGCGGGGAACGCCGCCGATCCCGACTTCACCGTCGCGCTCGGCGAGGCTACGCTGGCGCAAGTACTGGCACACGAGGAGCGTTACAACGCCTTCGTCTCGTTAAATCCGGAGTTGGTCGAACAGGCGCGGAGCCTGGCCCGGGAGTACGCCGAATTCGGGGCGCGCGGTCCCCTGCACGGGGTCCCCGTGGCCGTCAAGGACAACATCGACGTGGCCGGGATGGTGACTACCGTCGGATTCGACGGCTTCAGCGCGGCCGCCGGAGGCGTCGACATGGTCCCCGAACGTGACGCGACCGTGGTGGCCCGCCTGAAGGCCGCGGGCGCGCTCGTCGTCGGCAAGACGAACCTTCCCGACTTCGCGGGGCACGGTACCCGCACCCGGAGCAGCGTGGCCGGAACGACTCTCAACCCCTACGACACCACGAAGGCTCCGGGCGGGTCGAGCGGCGGGACGGCGACGGCGGTCAACGCCAGTTTCGCGGTGGTGGGGCTGGGCACCGAGACCGGCGGATCGATCCAGAACCCGGCGGCGGCGCAGGGGCTGGTAGGGGTGAAGCCGACGCAGGG
It encodes:
- a CDS encoding NAD-dependent epimerase/dehydratase family protein, which gives rise to MSRILVTGALGQIGSWLVPALRSGYGPDAVLATDLRTPGERPDSSVRASKPRSAREEGPFRRVDATDPAALAEAVRDHRADTVYHLAAILSAVGEENPTRTWAVNMGSLEAVLEIARRQGCALFVPSSIAVFGPDSPGDPAPQNGPMRPTSIYGVTKLAGELLCDYYHLRYGLDVRGLRYPGLVSYGAPPGGGTTDWSVEMFDYAVRGRPYPSFLHPDTRLDIMYMPDAVRAAMELMEADGTLLRHRNSYNVTAMQLSPGLLAKEIRKHIRGFTVSHDPDPVRQAIADSWPDRLDDRAARADWGWRHEFDLGSMTRDMVDHNRRERAVDADASRAGDEPRSDRSPSQIASRSDRARKEPAAPAAAGV
- a CDS encoding aminotransferase class I/II-fold pyridoxal phosphate-dependent enzyme, with product MAIDRLDKTVSAHVEALHAAGTAKGAEAVVRAVLPAAGARGPRFRLRGEGAREFIRLNSNSYLGLGLHPEVIEAEEEAARRFGAGPGAVRFISGSYEPHVELEAALARFHGREAAVIFSSAYAAVISTLAPLATGETVLVSDELNHNCIINAMRLVRPAGKAIYPHNDAGELDRMLGEWRGRAKRALVVTDGIFSMRGDPAPLPEIMEICARHDSAYPENVVVVVDDSHGVGAFGPTGRGTEEQLAAPPADILIGTLGKAFGVNGGYVATSAACARFLRESSQMYIYSNPITPGEASAALKALEIVDSAEGRERILRLRGLTARFETGLGELGVETIPGEHPVVPLMIRNTARTRALVDHLYEAGVLVTGLAYPVVPEGDEEIRTQINADHTEADIDYVLDALSRFEDD
- a CDS encoding amidase; amino-acid sequence: MTDRPGENETASDRRAFLKTAATLAAAGTVAPGALGARSPEAGDASAGAGIRPDRQEVPSVPLGNGEHPALAYQAYPGGNGVLTERMWREHGSALFARSEIGIASWEGPVPTDPEEIAFLPVHRLAALLRDERVTSSELTAIYLERLKRFDPVLMCAVTILEDRAMEEAAAADAEISAGDWRGPLHGVPYGLKDLFSVPGAPTTWGHGEYAGRVIDEEAEVAVRLRRAGAVLIAKLSTGEFARGDRWYRGRTRNPWNTEEGSSGSSAGPGSATAAGAVAFAIGTETQGSIVSPSRRCGLSALRPTFGLVSRHGGMVLSWSMDKIGPMCRSAFDCALVFNAIRGTSELDPSTVPAPFAFRPDAGIDAYRIGYAEDAPEEALERLRGVGANLVQMTELPSGSSNSLSVESSAAMDYRIAPGGVEPEPVPDDLPGAERRNRTRFRGGRAVRAIDYVNSQRRRLLLMREMEAAMAEVDMFVSGSGQVGLTNQTGNPAVVLPYGFGARNPDADSPTIMPLSTTLVGRLFTDADLLNVAHAFQRETAWHLRRPDTSQLGS